Proteins from one Kwoniella shivajii chromosome 1, complete sequence genomic window:
- a CDS encoding pyridoxal 5'-phosphate synthase, glutaminase subunit Pdx2, which produces MTIQPVQLPETVVIGVLALQGAFIEHIHYLQRLRPQYHTIRAIPIRTLEELKQCHALVIPGGESTVISSIASHTPGLIEALIEFAQNPEKAVWGTCAGMILMADEDGIGGGRKKAVKGWNGIGGMKVWRNLYGNQLESFEAPLHIPSISNPSKPFNTIFIRAPAVHSLSPDSQVEVIAQLPENYRPSLPPSDSPLGEPNPDDLGKVWLKKGRKMVTSFHPELSGDTRVHEFWVERCVLGR; this is translated from the exons ATGACAATCCAGCCTGTCCAACTTCCCGAAACCGTTGTGATTGGTGTGCTTG CTTTACAAGGAGCTTTCATTGAGCATATACACTATTTGCAACG GTTACGTCCTCAGTATCATACTATCAGAGCGATACCTATACGTACTCTCGAAGAGCTCAAGCAATGTCATGCGTTAGTCATCCCAGGAGGTGAATCGACGGTCATATCGTCAATAGCATCACATACTCCTGGGCTAATAGAAGCCCTGATTGAATTCGCTCAGAACCCAGAAAAAGCAGTTTGGGGCACATGCGCGGGTATGATCTTGATGGCTGACGAAGATGGGATCGGAGgtggaaggaagaaagctgtGAAAGGTTGGAATGGCATTGGCGGAATGAAAGTTTGGAGAAACCTGTATGGTA ATCAACTAGAATCATTCGAAGCCCCTCTTCATATtccatcaatatcaaatccCTCAAAGCCATTCAATACCATATTCATCCGTGCTCCAGCTGTTCATTCCCTCTCACCTGACTCACAAGTGGAAGTTATCGCTCAATTACCTGAAAATTATCgaccttctcttcctccttcgGATTCACCTCTAGGAGAACCTAATCCAGATGATTTGGGTAAAGTTTGGCTGaaaaaaggtagaaagatGGTCACTAGCTTTCATCCTGAATTGAGCGGGGATACTAGAGTGCATGAATTCTGGGTAGAGAG